The Bacteroidia bacterium genome includes a region encoding these proteins:
- a CDS encoding GH92 family glycosyl hydrolase, which translates to MRAQHIIYIFLSLSFLILPQACEEPKTEEQTQTSTNFEELDPVDLVEPLVDAANSRWFFFNSATRPFGMVNLSPDMVINGAWNSGYRYNQDTIRSFSHIHAWQLSGIPVLPTKGTFKGHLGADAYGSTYSHDKEEVKAGYHQIFLESYGINAELTATTRAGFHRYTFPKSDQSHIHIDFSTFLGPSDTESGYAKKLSDTEIEGYALMAPTRRRPKATYVYYVIQFDKAFDSFGGWKDGELLNAIEEVEGANTGAYVSFKTEEDEQRLMKVGISYVSESQARKNLESELPAWDFDQVVADSRTVWNEWLSKIEVKGGSEEEQRRFYTDLWHALQGRRIISDIDGKYTDMTGPKKRTAQIPLDEAGKPLFNHYNSDSFWGAQWTLNTLWHLVYPKVSEEFVNSMLLMYKDGGLIPRGPSGGNYTYVMTGASSTPFIVSAYMKGIRGFDAELAYEGMKKNHMPGGIMAKSGYEHETFIGGGLDFYLDRGYIPHPLPTPQKGYHEDGTGQTLEYAYQDWTLSEMAKALGKDSDAKIFAERGQNYRNVYKQTLGWVWVKNIDDKWEENVDVLRYDNGFVEGNAAQFSWFVPHDLHSLVDLMGGQKFFNEALQSSFLKAARHDFVSKKGETEEETKQNRRVYINYGNQPSMQTAFIFNYSGNPYLTQYWSREVVEKVYSGISPEAGYSGDEDQGLMGALAVLMKIGIFSMKGGASQEPYYDIGSPIFEEIRIKLDPEYYSGAEFVIEAKNSSSQNRYIQSANLNGEVLDKPWFYHKDLVKGGSLKLDMGAEPNTQWGSSLEALPPKIDN; encoded by the coding sequence ATGCGAGCCCAACACATTATCTATATTTTTCTGAGTCTGAGCTTCCTGATTCTGCCACAGGCCTGTGAGGAACCAAAAACGGAAGAGCAAACCCAAACATCTACAAATTTTGAGGAATTAGATCCAGTTGATCTGGTAGAACCTCTTGTAGATGCCGCCAATTCCCGTTGGTTCTTTTTTAATTCTGCGACTCGTCCTTTTGGGATGGTCAACCTTTCTCCTGATATGGTGATCAATGGAGCCTGGAATTCTGGCTATCGCTATAATCAGGATACAATCAGAAGTTTCAGCCACATCCACGCCTGGCAATTGTCCGGCATTCCGGTTCTCCCGACAAAGGGCACATTCAAAGGGCATTTAGGTGCTGATGCTTATGGGTCTACCTACTCACATGATAAGGAGGAAGTAAAAGCTGGATATCATCAGATTTTCCTGGAAAGCTATGGAATCAATGCAGAGCTAACTGCTACCACAAGGGCAGGCTTTCACCGATATACTTTCCCAAAATCCGATCAATCTCATATCCATATAGATTTTTCCACCTTTTTAGGCCCTTCTGATACAGAAAGTGGCTATGCAAAAAAGCTCAGCGATACGGAAATAGAGGGTTATGCCCTCATGGCCCCTACACGCAGAAGGCCCAAGGCAACTTATGTGTATTATGTCATCCAGTTTGATAAAGCTTTTGACAGCTTCGGAGGATGGAAAGATGGTGAACTACTAAATGCTATAGAAGAAGTTGAAGGAGCCAATACAGGCGCTTATGTGAGTTTCAAAACGGAGGAAGATGAACAGAGATTGATGAAAGTAGGGATTTCCTATGTCAGCGAAAGTCAGGCACGAAAAAATCTGGAGTCCGAATTGCCAGCCTGGGATTTTGACCAGGTCGTAGCGGATTCCAGAACTGTATGGAATGAATGGCTGAGTAAAATAGAGGTCAAAGGAGGAAGTGAAGAAGAACAAAGGAGGTTTTATACAGACCTTTGGCATGCACTACAGGGAAGAAGAATCATCAGTGATATCGATGGGAAGTATACGGATATGACAGGTCCGAAAAAGAGAACCGCTCAAATTCCTTTGGATGAAGCTGGCAAACCCTTATTCAATCATTACAATTCTGATAGTTTCTGGGGCGCCCAATGGACCCTTAATACCCTCTGGCACCTGGTTTATCCAAAAGTCAGTGAGGAATTTGTCAATTCCATGTTGCTGATGTACAAGGATGGCGGCCTGATTCCTAGAGGACCTTCTGGAGGAAATTATACTTATGTCATGACCGGAGCCTCTTCTACCCCTTTTATCGTAAGTGCGTATATGAAGGGAATCAGAGGCTTTGATGCGGAGCTGGCTTATGAGGGCATGAAGAAAAATCATATGCCCGGAGGAATCATGGCTAAATCTGGCTATGAACATGAGACTTTCATCGGAGGGGGACTCGATTTCTACCTCGACCGAGGATACATTCCCCATCCTCTGCCTACTCCCCAAAAAGGCTATCATGAAGATGGCACAGGACAAACCCTCGAATATGCTTACCAGGATTGGACGCTCTCGGAAATGGCCAAAGCACTGGGAAAGGACTCAGATGCGAAAATATTTGCTGAGAGAGGCCAGAACTACCGAAATGTCTACAAGCAAACGCTCGGATGGGTTTGGGTGAAAAACATCGATGATAAATGGGAAGAAAATGTAGATGTCCTCAGATACGATAATGGTTTTGTCGAAGGAAATGCTGCGCAGTTTAGTTGGTTTGTTCCCCATGATCTGCATAGTCTGGTTGATTTGATGGGAGGGCAAAAGTTTTTCAATGAAGCCTTGCAATCTTCTTTTCTCAAAGCTGCCAGACATGATTTCGTCTCAAAAAAGGGAGAAACAGAAGAAGAGACCAAGCAAAACCGTAGGGTATACATCAATTATGGCAATCAGCCCAGCATGCAAACCGCATTCATTTTCAACTATTCCGGCAATCCTTACCTCACTCAATACTGGAGTAGAGAGGTAGTCGAAAAGGTATATTCCGGAATTTCTCCTGAAGCAGGATATTCGGGTGATGAAGATCAGGGATTGATGGGGGCATTAGCTGTCCTCATGAAAATTGGAATCTTTTCTATGAAAGGGGGAGCTTCTCAGGAGCCTTATTATGACATTGGCAGTCCCATATTTGAGGAAATCAGGATAAAACTCGATCCTGAATACTATTCAGGTGCCGAATTCGTCATTGAAGCCAAAAATTCTTCTTCCCAAAACCGCTATATCCAATCAGCTAATCTGAATGGAGAAGTTCTGGATAAGCCCTGGTTCTACCACAAAGACCTGGTCAAGGGAGGTTCCCTGAAACTTGATATGGGAGCAGAACCCAATACCCAATGGGGCTCAAGTCTGGAGGCTTTACCACCAAAAATAGACAACTAA
- a CDS encoding PmoA family protein, producing MKYLLSLSLLLMGIQVVWSQEGVRFISKEDQQEIEIWINGQHISSYLYRDELKKAVLYPLKTMSGKVLSRGFPLDTRPGERVDHRHHLGHWFNYGDVNGLDFWNNSSDRPPEKRHRYGEIRHQEFLKLEGGKEKGKLVARSHWVDHEGKVLLEEQATFHFQEKEGVIIIDRESELTAKENLSFTDNKEGMFAIRLRRELELPSDKPGLFADKDGQIPKEKGQSSVEANGNYESSEGIRGGEVWGTRAKWMKLAGELEGESVEIIILDHPENPAYPTYWHARGYGLFSANPLGQAVFSKGKEQLNFRLASGASEVFRFRILINEGKNLSKEKIEKFQEKF from the coding sequence ATGAAATATCTGCTAAGTCTGTCTCTCCTCCTAATGGGTATTCAAGTAGTTTGGAGTCAGGAAGGTGTTCGCTTCATAAGCAAAGAAGACCAACAGGAAATTGAGATCTGGATCAATGGGCAGCACATCAGTTCATACCTCTATCGGGATGAACTCAAAAAGGCTGTCCTCTATCCCCTAAAGACCATGAGTGGGAAAGTCCTCAGTCGAGGCTTTCCTCTTGATACCCGTCCGGGAGAAAGAGTTGACCATCGACATCATCTGGGACACTGGTTCAATTATGGCGATGTAAATGGCTTGGATTTTTGGAACAATTCCTCAGATCGTCCTCCTGAAAAACGGCATAGGTACGGAGAAATACGACATCAGGAGTTCCTCAAACTAGAAGGAGGGAAAGAAAAAGGGAAATTAGTTGCTCGTTCTCATTGGGTGGATCATGAGGGAAAAGTGCTGCTTGAAGAGCAAGCGACTTTTCATTTCCAGGAAAAGGAAGGAGTCATCATCATTGACAGGGAAAGTGAGCTGACTGCAAAGGAAAACCTTAGTTTCACCGACAACAAAGAGGGCATGTTTGCCATCAGGCTAAGAAGAGAATTGGAACTCCCTTCAGATAAGCCCGGACTTTTTGCCGATAAAGATGGACAAATTCCCAAAGAGAAAGGTCAAAGTTCTGTAGAAGCCAATGGGAACTATGAAAGCAGCGAAGGAATTAGGGGGGGAGAAGTTTGGGGAACGCGTGCCAAATGGATGAAATTAGCTGGAGAACTGGAGGGCGAATCAGTAGAAATTATTATCCTGGACCATCCTGAAAATCCTGCTTATCCGACTTACTGGCACGCGAGAGGCTATGGTCTTTTTTCTGCGAATCCTTTAGGGCAGGCCGTTTTCTCTAAAGGGAAAGAACAACTGAATTTCCGACTAGCTTCAGGAGCTTCTGAGGTCTTTCGTTTTAGAATCCTGATAAATGAAGGCAAAAACCTCTCAAAAGAGAAAATTGAAAAGTTTCAAGAAAAATTTTAA
- a CDS encoding Gfo/Idh/MocA family oxidoreductase: MDTNKESRRSFIKKTALSGGAIAMGLSAKSYSRILGSNDRVRVGIVGFSNRCRGALIPAFLKKNKEMNFELVGVSDIWKRRREEGADYVKELTGDKIKQYRNNEEMYEKNEIDSVIISTADFQHALHTVQAAEAKKDAYVEKPFAETMEDARIGLKAVKESGIIVQIGSQRRSNPNYHAANEFIKSGKFGDIVSVHMTWNVNQPGRWRLPKLTREIRESDTDWKRYLMNRPFEKWDPRKYLEYRLFWPYSSGIPGQWMSHQIDTVHWFSDLAHPRSVAANGGIYLWKDGRKNFDTMTAVFDYGPLDDPSKGFQVVYSSRFTNSAGGTKEIYYANGGELNLKTRKVTPNGSLQERHASAMDMKPNALPEFDLTKSDVKVVTSANTGADNSTTLHMLNWMECVRSRKTPNAPVEAGYNHSIANIMTTAALRTGKYVSFDEKNQDVLAGGKVFQY, translated from the coding sequence ATGGACACAAACAAAGAAAGCAGACGGTCTTTTATCAAAAAGACGGCCCTGAGCGGAGGGGCAATTGCTATGGGACTTAGTGCAAAATCATATAGCCGAATCCTGGGTTCAAATGACAGGGTGCGCGTAGGGATTGTAGGATTTTCCAATCGTTGCAGAGGGGCCTTAATTCCGGCTTTTCTCAAAAAGAATAAGGAAATGAATTTCGAGCTTGTAGGAGTCTCGGATATCTGGAAAAGAAGGAGAGAGGAAGGGGCTGACTATGTGAAAGAATTGACCGGAGATAAAATCAAGCAGTATCGGAATAATGAAGAGATGTATGAAAAAAATGAAATCGATTCCGTAATAATTTCTACGGCAGACTTTCAGCATGCCCTTCATACGGTCCAGGCAGCAGAGGCTAAAAAAGATGCTTATGTCGAAAAGCCTTTTGCAGAAACCATGGAAGATGCCCGTATTGGATTAAAGGCAGTAAAGGAATCCGGAATCATCGTACAAATTGGTTCTCAGAGAAGAAGCAATCCCAATTATCATGCGGCCAATGAATTTATCAAGTCAGGCAAATTTGGCGACATCGTTTCTGTCCATATGACCTGGAATGTCAACCAGCCCGGTCGCTGGCGACTTCCGAAGCTGACACGGGAAATAAGAGAGTCTGATACAGACTGGAAGCGTTACCTGATGAATCGCCCCTTTGAGAAATGGGATCCACGTAAATACCTTGAGTATCGTTTATTCTGGCCGTATTCCTCCGGAATTCCCGGCCAATGGATGTCTCACCAGATCGATACTGTTCATTGGTTCTCGGACTTAGCTCATCCTCGAAGTGTCGCAGCAAATGGTGGCATTTATTTGTGGAAAGATGGTCGGAAGAATTTTGATACGATGACAGCAGTATTTGATTACGGCCCCCTGGATGATCCTTCCAAGGGTTTTCAGGTCGTTTATTCCTCTCGTTTCACCAATTCAGCAGGAGGAACCAAAGAAATCTATTATGCCAATGGAGGCGAACTCAATCTCAAAACTCGTAAAGTAACGCCTAATGGAAGCTTGCAGGAACGCCACGCAAGTGCTATGGATATGAAACCTAATGCCTTGCCGGAATTTGACCTCACCAAATCTGACGTAAAGGTGGTTACTTCTGCCAATACAGGCGCGGACAATTCTACGACCCTGCATATGCTCAACTGGATGGAATGTGTGAGAAGCCGCAAAACCCCCAATGCTCCGGTAGAAGCAGGTTATAATCATTCTATCGCCAATATCATGACTACGGCCGCCCTCAGAACCGGGAAATATGTGAGCTTCGATGAAAAGAATCAAGACGTCTTGGCAGGAGGGAAAGTCTTTCAATATTGA
- a CDS encoding c-type cytochrome, whose protein sequence is MKVSLSAVLMIVLIISACQPTIETTEYDNSQGIKIQKGFSIDTLYSPSENDQGSWVALAKGENGMMYSSDQYGNLYRFSMPAPGVRLKAEEVDSLGINIGYAHGLLWAFNSLYVSVNRGWNNEEVENGSGVYRLTDSDADGNLDKIEQLLKLEGAGEHGPHSLVLSPDGESIYFIAGNHVLIPDELKENTRLPNNWGEDNLAEPYLDARGHANDILAPGGWIANMDPSGQNWELISAGFRNPFDMGFNQDGELFAYDADMEWDMGMPWYRPTRICHVTSGSEFGWRTGTGKWPTYYPDALPAVVNLNQGSPTGVVMGHHLAFPAKFSNGLFANDWSFGTMYYVDLKPNGSSYTAKREEFLSGTPMPLTDAVAGEDGNLYFATGGRRLESHLFRVSYTGEGVGESPSMTAGKEADLRELRKSLEAFHNTEASKEGIEKAWAHLDHEDRHIRYAARMVLEHQALDSWKDAFYGESGTGKTIQASVARVRQAEKEEADAIYSKLASLDMSALDESSKLDLMRVYELAFIRLGKPSGEQAQKLAKNLNNDFPSHSNALDREIAELLIALEDEVAVKKCISLLETHTAAKTNGHEMLDTEVTNRSERYGPKIQAIVEKMPPSEAIFYGTLLSHAKAGWTKELREKYFQWFYDAFNAEGGLSFKATMEHVRSKAMEKVPEADREYFQELSGVYSPTAAMADLPQPEGPGKNYINGDFWRLGGKIQNHEGDIAAGKQMFQAALCASCHRMNGEGGINGPDLTQIHTRFSLGEIANAIIAPHDEISDQYAHTLFRMKDGRKLAGRILSEEGDVIKILPNPFTSDEVVEIAKAEVEGRELSPISPMPPGLLNRLNEDEVVALMAYLISGGDEEHYIYGGDKGRESD, encoded by the coding sequence ATGAAAGTCTCTCTTTCAGCAGTTTTGATGATAGTACTCATCATCTCTGCCTGTCAACCTACTATAGAAACAACAGAATACGACAACAGTCAGGGGATCAAGATCCAGAAAGGATTTAGCATTGATACCCTTTACAGCCCCAGTGAAAACGATCAGGGTTCCTGGGTAGCTCTTGCGAAGGGTGAAAATGGCATGATGTATTCCAGTGATCAATATGGAAATCTCTATCGATTTTCTATGCCTGCTCCTGGAGTCAGACTTAAGGCCGAAGAGGTAGATAGCCTCGGCATCAATATTGGTTATGCTCATGGCTTGCTTTGGGCCTTTAATAGCCTTTATGTATCTGTAAATCGTGGATGGAACAATGAGGAAGTTGAAAATGGAAGTGGGGTATATCGACTTACTGATTCGGATGCAGATGGAAATCTTGATAAGATCGAACAGCTATTAAAACTGGAAGGAGCGGGTGAACATGGGCCTCATAGCCTGGTCCTGAGTCCAGATGGAGAAAGTATCTATTTCATCGCGGGAAATCATGTGTTGATACCGGATGAATTGAAAGAGAATACACGTTTGCCCAATAATTGGGGGGAAGATAATCTGGCGGAGCCTTATTTGGATGCTCGGGGCCATGCCAATGATATCCTGGCTCCCGGAGGCTGGATCGCTAATATGGATCCGTCCGGGCAAAACTGGGAATTGATCAGTGCCGGTTTCCGAAATCCCTTTGACATGGGATTCAATCAGGATGGAGAACTCTTTGCCTATGATGCCGATATGGAATGGGATATGGGAATGCCGTGGTATAGGCCTACTCGGATTTGTCATGTAACCAGCGGGAGTGAATTTGGCTGGAGAACGGGTACGGGTAAATGGCCGACCTATTATCCAGATGCTTTACCAGCAGTAGTAAATCTCAATCAGGGCTCACCTACAGGAGTAGTCATGGGACATCACCTGGCTTTTCCGGCTAAATTTTCCAATGGCCTCTTTGCCAATGACTGGAGCTTTGGAACCATGTACTATGTAGATCTTAAACCCAATGGAAGTTCGTATACCGCAAAACGAGAAGAATTTCTATCTGGAACTCCTATGCCTCTGACGGATGCAGTTGCCGGGGAAGATGGCAATTTATATTTCGCTACAGGAGGTCGAAGACTGGAGTCTCATTTATTTAGGGTTAGTTATACCGGAGAGGGGGTAGGCGAAAGTCCGTCTATGACTGCTGGAAAAGAAGCGGATTTAAGAGAACTAAGGAAATCTTTGGAGGCTTTTCATAATACTGAAGCTTCCAAAGAAGGCATAGAAAAAGCCTGGGCCCATCTGGATCATGAAGACCGGCATATCCGCTATGCTGCTCGCATGGTATTGGAACATCAAGCCCTGGATAGCTGGAAAGATGCGTTTTATGGGGAAAGTGGTACTGGAAAAACCATACAGGCCTCCGTAGCTCGCGTGCGTCAGGCAGAAAAGGAAGAAGCCGATGCTATTTATTCAAAACTGGCTAGCCTTGATATGAGTGCTTTGGATGAGTCTTCGAAATTAGATCTTATGCGGGTGTATGAATTAGCGTTTATTCGTCTGGGTAAACCTTCTGGAGAGCAGGCCCAAAAGTTGGCAAAAAATCTCAATAATGACTTCCCTTCTCATTCAAATGCCCTGGATAGAGAAATCGCAGAATTATTGATTGCCCTGGAAGATGAAGTGGCTGTAAAAAAATGTATCAGTCTGTTGGAAACCCATACTGCTGCCAAGACCAATGGGCATGAAATGTTGGATACGGAAGTTACCAATCGAAGTGAAAGGTACGGTCCTAAAATTCAGGCAATCGTAGAAAAGATGCCTCCTTCTGAAGCAATTTTTTATGGAACCCTTTTAAGTCATGCAAAAGCGGGTTGGACAAAGGAACTTCGCGAAAAATATTTCCAGTGGTTTTATGATGCTTTTAATGCAGAAGGCGGCCTGAGTTTTAAAGCTACTATGGAACATGTACGGAGTAAAGCCATGGAAAAAGTGCCTGAAGCTGATCGGGAATATTTTCAGGAGTTATCGGGGGTCTATTCCCCAACAGCTGCTATGGCAGATTTACCCCAACCAGAAGGACCGGGTAAAAACTATATCAATGGAGATTTCTGGCGACTGGGAGGAAAAATTCAAAATCATGAAGGAGATATAGCTGCAGGAAAGCAAATGTTTCAGGCGGCTCTTTGTGCCAGTTGTCATCGCATGAATGGTGAAGGAGGGATCAATGGGCCGGATTTGACCCAGATTCATACACGCTTTAGCCTGGGAGAAATTGCCAATGCTATAATAGCTCCCCATGATGAAATCTCCGACCAGTACGCCCATACCCTGTTTAGAATGAAAGATGGTCGCAAGCTTGCAGGCCGTATTCTTTCAGAAGAAGGAGATGTCATCAAAATTCTTCCCAATCCCTTTACCAGTGATGAAGTTGTAGAAATTGCCAAAGCTGAGGTAGAAGGCCGTGAACTTTCCCCAATTTCGCCTATGCCTCCCGGACTTCTTAATCGACTCAATGAAGATGAAGTCGTAGCCCTCATGGCTTATCTCATTTCCGGAGGAGATGAGGAGCATTATATCTATGGAGGCGATAAAGGAAGAGAAAGTGATTAA